From the Ignavibacteriales bacterium genome, the window AGTTACCTCAACCACTGTCATTGCGGATACGGTGAATCTTCCAATGATGGCAAGGACATTTTATCAACCATGGGCGTTTCAAATGGCAATCGATCACCCAAAATTCGGATGGTCGGCAGATAATAATGTACTGTATTGCTCATATGACGTTGTTACTCAGGACAGCGGTATGAACGGATTTAATACCAGGGATGTCTTTTACCAGTATTCAACGGATGCGGGAACCACATGGTCAGATCCAGTGCAGGTGACAAACACTCCGACCATAGACGAAGGATTCCCATCAATATCATTATGGAATGCGGGAACAAATCCTGCTTCATATGAACTCAATATTGTTTATATGAAAGATGTCGGTGACGGACCTACTTCTTTTAACGGATCAAATGCGACAGCACCTGAATCACATAACTTTCAGGTGTATAGGAAAATTACTTTAGCAACAACGGGTATCCATAATAACACAATATCCAATCCAAATGAATATTCGTTATTGCAGAACTACCCAAATCCATTTAACCCTTCGACGACGATAGAGTTTAATGTTCCGCAGAAGGACTTTGTATCTCTGAAAGTTTATAACTCCGCAGGTAAAGAGGTTGCAACTTTGGTAAATGGAAGCATCTCTGCAGGAAGTCATAAAGTTAGTTTCAACTCGTCTTCCTTGTCTTCAGGAGTTTATTTTTATACGTTGGTGAGCGGAGATTTTAGGGAAACAAAGAAAATGGTCCTATTGAAATAATGTTATAATAGCATAAAACAAGAGATTTGTAAAAAACCGCCGGAAATATGATTATCCGGCGGTTTTTTTTTAGAATCAGTTAAGACAGTGATTTTGGGCGAAATATTGTCGTCATGCATTAGGAATACAGCAGTTAATATTATATTAACGCTGTATTTAAATTACGAAAATCTATATTGACAAGATTTTGTAATAGTATTATATTGTTTTAAAGTTTACAATTATTTAACAAATTTCTATAATTAAAACAAAGGGAAAAATGTCAAAATCTTTATTGTTTTTAATGGCTATTCTTTCTCTTGCTTACTTTAACATGGAAGCAAATGCCAACTCTCGCGAAAGAGTTAACAGGCAGCAATCCATGGTAAAAATGCAAGAGGGAGTTAATTATTCGCAAAGTAATGTATTCAATTCTAAGCAAATTACTCCAGAAGGTTACAGGGGCGGTGATGCATACGTAATCCGTCCGGAAGTTGTAACTTCAATCACAGGTTATTATGACTGGCAAACCAATGGTGCTTGCCCACACTTTGTAAATTACGTTTCACCAACAATCATTCACGCGATCGAAATGATCGCAACAGATTCGACTGACCTTAGTGGTTCCAGAAGAACCGACTATTCATTCAGTTCAGATGGCGGTGCAACATGGGGAGCAACAAACACAGTTCCTAACATCAGGAGCGGTTTCCCGACATTGACAGTTGGTACTACGGGTGCATCACAGGATGTTGCAATCATCGGAAACCACTATCAGCCGGGGTCATACCTTCTTGGCGGATGTCACGTCGATGCATTTCCTGGGTTAGGTTCGTTCACCAGCTATCCATATCCAGGAACAGTTTCAAACTTCATTTGGCCACAATTAACAACTCTTACCAACGGTAATGTAATGGTAAGTGCAGAGACCTATCAGGGTGCAGCAGCAACCGATACAGGATATGTAGTAGTATTTGATCCAAATGCAGGAACATGGGCAGGATCATCTCAATTGTTTGTAAGCTCTGCAAACAGCCAGCTCAATATGAGGTGGGCATCTGCAACAGGTCCAGGAGGAAAAGCTATCTACGTATTAGATGCACTTAATGACACAGGTGATCCATTAGCAGGAAACAGGATATTTTATTATACTACATCAGATAACGGCGCAACATGGTCAGCAGAAAACGTATTATGGGAAACAAACATCACAGGTGCTGATACAAACTTTGCATGGTTAGGTATCGATGCATGTTATGACAATGCAGGAAACTTTTACGTAGTATGGAACACAACTTCAACAACATTCAGCCAAACCAAGCTATGGGTATCAAAGAACGGCGGTACACCAGAAATGGTTTGTCAAATGACAGACATTCCCGGCGGTATTACTTCAATGGTAACTGCAATGGGTAACGCAAGTGGTCTAGACTGGCCTACGATTGCTGTATCAGCTGATGGAAACTACGTAATGACAGGTTATAGTGCATGTATGCAAGATGATACTCTTAATGGATTCAATTCATATGATCTTTATTACAGTGTATCACCTACAAGCGCACTTAGTTTCTCAGCTCCAAGGCAGATCACTTCAGGAATGGATGACGAAAGATATGTAAGCTTTAACAGAGTAACGACAACCGATGGCAGCAGTAACGAGATCCTTGCAATGACTTACATGAAAGACCCACAACCCGGTTCATGTGCATTTAATGACAACGCACCTGTATCGAGGAACCACTTAATATACAGGGAGATCGAAAACCCGCAAACTTCTATTCACAATGTAAGCGGTGAGATCCCAGGAACTTACAGACTTCTGCAGAATTATCCAAATCCGTTCAACCCTTCAACCATGATCAGGTTTGAATTACCTAAGAACATCAATGTAACACTTAAGGTATATGACATCACTGGTAAAGAGGTTGCAACATTACTGAACAACCAGACTCTAACTGCAGGTGTAAAGGAATTTGATTTTAACGGCGCTAATTTAGGCAGTGGTATCTATTTCTATACATTGCAAGCAGGTGATTTCAAAGAAACCAAAAAGATGGTTTTAGTAAAATAATTTTTTTGAACTAAGTCTTTTATAGAGTTAAAAACCCGTTTGACCCTCGCATTTAAAAATGCGAGGGTCACATTTAAAAAAATTTAAAGATATCGGAGGGAATTATGAGGGGTAAGTTTCTCTACTCTTTTATAGTCCTAGTTTTTTTAGCCGGTTCGTTTTTAGTCTCTTCAACTTCTTACGCCCAAACTACAGGAAGTATAGGGGGTAGAGTTATTGATGCTAACGACAACTCACCTTTAGCGGGTGCCACGATCAAGGTCGACGGGACACCTTTAGGTGCTGTTACCGACGATAACGGCGAATATGTAATCCTAAACGTCGATGTTGGCACTTACACTGTAATTGCTTCATATATCGGCTATACAGATACCAAGGTAAATGGAGTAAAGGTGTCTGTTGACCAAAGGACGAAGATCGACTTTGACATGAAGCCGGAAGGCGAAGTAGTGACAGATGTAATCGAGATTACCGCAGAAAGAAAAGGTATCGATGTAGATCAGAGCGGTAGGCTTATAACACAGGATCAAATCGATGATTCCGGTGTTAGAGGAATTCAGAACATTGTTTCCAAAACAGCCGGTGTTGTACAGGATGAAAGAGGAAACAATATCAATATCAGGGGTGGTAGAACAGACGAAAACGTTATTATAGTTGACGGTGTTGTTACCACAAATCCAATCGACGGTACATCAACAGCATTTGTTTCCAATGGACTTCTTCAAGAGATCGCGGTATACACCGGTGGTTTTGGCGCAGAATATGGAAACGTGCTTAGCGGTGTTATAAACGTTACAACAAAGGGCGGTACCGATAAGTACACCGGTTCTATCGAAGCAGCCACTGATGAGTTTTCAGGTGACTGGTTAAATACCGTTGCACAAGGTTACAACCTTTATAGTTTAACTTTTGGCGGTCCTCTTATTCCTACAAAAGATCTTTCAAAGGTTATCAATTTTTATGGTGGTGTGGAAAAACAATTTTTGCTAGTTAGAAACCCCAGCTGGATATCAAGGGATCTTTTTTCCGACGGTATCGTTCCAAACTTCACAGAAAATCTATATTCATATAATGCGAGACTGAATATTAATTTTTCAGATATAAAAGGAAGCAGTATTCCTATTAATCTGAAGGGCGGTCTTTTAATGACTGACGATCATAACAGAAGCTTTATTCAGTCATACTACAAGAGTAATTCATTCAGAAACCCACTTGAGATCACAAAGGACAGACAATTCTACGGAAGAATGATTCACAACGTTTCTTCTAAATTCTTCTATGAACTTCAGTTTACTAATTATTCTACTACTGATGAGTTCGGTGATCCGTACTTTCTTGGTAACTGGTTTGCTTACGGTGATACAAATAGCATTCCGGAACTTATGGCAATTCAGAGACAGACAGGGATCTTGAGGCAGGGAAGCAGACTTGGAAACGACCCTTCAACGGAAAACGTGTTCTTTTTACCGGGTAGGGTAAATAACTTCTATTCCAAATCAGATGTTAGCTACATTGGTGGAAAGGCTGACGCGACATTCTCAGTTCTTACAAAAAAATATGGTGACCACGAAGTAAAGTTTGGTGGTGAGTATAAGTATAACACACTTAGATCTCTCGAGCTAAGCCCGGTTGCGTTAGCTAATAATCCAATTGTTGGAACAGATCCGAGCGGTAACCCAATCTATCAATTGAATCCTACTGACCTCTTCTTTGGAAGAGAGGTTTTATTGAAGTCATATGGATATGAAGTAAGAGACCAATACGGTAATCCTATCATTGTATCCGGAGAAGATTTTGAACCAAAAAATCCGATCATAGCAGCTGCGTACTTGAGGGACAAAATTGACTTTGGTGACCTTACTATTAACGCCGGTGTGAGGATGGATTATCTGGACGTTAATACAGAAGTTTTAATTGATCCAAATAATCTTCTTGGTCCTGACGGACAATTATTAACCGATGATGATTTTGAACAAAGTTCACCGAACATAGAATTCAGCCCAAGGCTTGGATTCTCATTCCCGGTTACCGACAAAACTGTATTTATTGCAAACTATGGACGTTTTGTTCAGCTTCCACAGTTACAATTAATGTATATTCCTAGAGAATATTTCCAGAAGTTCTTCAGCAACTCTGTACAAAACGTAGTAGAAAATTCAGGTCTAGAACCTGAGAAACTAACTTCTTACGAAGTTGGATTTAAACAGCAGGTAGGAGATATAATTAACCTAGGTATTACTGCTTTCTACAAAGAGACAAGGGACCAGATCGGTACAGCAAGAATATTGAAAGGACCCGGAGTTCCAAGCGGTTATGCAATTTATGAAAACACTGACTTTAGCTTGGCAAGGGGTCTTGAAATGTACTTCAGCATGAGAAGGTATCAAAGGGCTTCTATTGATATCTCATATACATTATCATATTCTTCAGGTGTAGGTTCTGATCCATTCTCTAAATTTTCTTTGGCAAACAATCCTGACGGTGTATTCCCTAAATTCTTATTCCCGACAGATTTTGACCAAAGGCATACTGGAAGCATCAATCTGGATTACAGATTTGGAAATGACGATGTACCAAAAGGATTTGGCGGTGAAATTCTTAAGAATCTTGGTTTCAACTTCTTGTTTAGTTTTAATAGCGGAAGACCATATACTGTAAGAAGCTTACCAAAGAATGCATTTGACAATGGTGACGTTGCTCTTTCTTCCAAAAACGGTGTTTACACGGATTGGAATACAAGGCTTGATTTTAAAATGGACAAGACCATTGATATATGGAAAACCAGTCTGAATATCTACGTTTATGTACTAAACTTATTTGATACTGAATTAGTAAATAGTGTTTATGGCGCAACAGGATTGCCGGACGATAATGGTTATCTGTCAACGCCTACAGGATCGCAGACCAGCGCGAACTATCAGTCAAACTGGCGCGACAGAGTAAGATCTATAACGAACTGGGGTCCACCCAGACAGGTAAGATTCGGTGCTAAACTCAGCTTCTAAAGCTGACAGTATTATTAAGTTTAAAACTAATTTAAAGAGTCGCAAAAAATGAAGACAAAAATATTATTGTTATTTCTAATATCTGTCATGCTGTGGGCTACTCAGGTAGAGTCCAAGCCCAGGGTTAGGGTAGTGAACCCCAACAACGGGTTTGTTCTAGCTAGTCCAAACGGTTTCGACAGTCCAAACGCGATCATACAGGAGTTTGAACTCCTCGACGCGAACAATGTCTCATCTTATATTATCAATACCGGTATTTTTGACCAAAATATCGAGCAGAATAACTCTCCGGGTTTTGAGTGGCCAAAAAACAATGCTACTGGAGCCAACGCAATATTTACAGCCGGACTGACTATTGCTGCGAAGATAGATGGTCAATTAAAAATGTGCGCCGCCTCATACGAAGGTGAATGGGCACCCGGCTATTGTGTAAACGGTGAGGGTTTTACAGATTCAAGATTTAAGCTGTACAAGATCAACAGTTCAGATAACGCAAACAATAACCCCGATTATGCTAATTGGGGTGAGATGGTTCCTTTTGGGGCACCTTATGTCGATAAGAACGGAAATGGTCAATATGATCCGGGAACAGACATCCCGGGAATTAAGGATGCAAATCAAACAATATTTGTTTGTTTAACAGATGGATTCCAGGACCAGCATAATTCCAGTGAAGGTTTTGGTGGGGGTACAACTCCAATGTATGCTCAGCTTCAGCTAACAGCCTGGGCATATAATATATCCGGTATCCAAGATATGCAGTTTCTTAGATTTGTTATTTCAAACAAAAACACACTTGCATGGGATAGTACATTCTTCGGGATAGTAGTTGATCCTGACCTAGGTGATGCAACCGATGACTGGATCGGATGTGATACTGTCAATAATATGGGTTACTGTTATAACTCTGATAACGACGATGGCGGCGGCGGTCCTGGTACTTACGGATCAAATCCACCTGCATCGGGAATGGACTTTTTCGTTAGCCCGATCAATTATAGTGTAAATCCACCTCAGCCTCTAGGATTAACTTCATTCGTGTATTTTACTAACCCTGGAAGCGGTCAGGCAGTTTGTGAAAGGGATCCTGATAATCCTACTGAAGCTTACAGATATCTTCAGGGTATCAAAAGTGACGGTACCTCGTGGCTGGACCCAACATTTAGTCCTCCCAGAAAGACCGTTTTCTGCTATCCCGGCGAGCCGGATGGTAGCCAAGGCTGGACAGAATCAGATGGACGCATTAACAACTGTGATGGTGACACTACAGGAACAGTTGAACCAAGTCCTGGTGGTGATAGAAGGTTCATATTTAACTCAGGAGCCTATGACTTTAGAATGAGTCCCGGCGATACGCAGACAGTTGTTTTAGCACAGTTTGCGGCTAAAGGATCTAATTATTTAAATTCTGTTACAAAGTTAAAGAGATTAGACGTTACTGCACAGAAATTATATGATGCTGACTTTAACGTTATTCCACCTCCTCCAACCCCTGTTACTAATATTAGTTTTCAGCCTAAGGGTGGTGAAGGTTCTAGTTTTGTTAACTTGAATATTTCCTGGAATGATACTGCAGAATCATATGTATTCAGGGATACAGTCCTTTCACCTGATACAATAAACAGTACTTACTACTTCCAGGGGTATGAGGTATATGAGGTTGACAAAACTGCTTCAACGTTACCAGACTTTAATCAACCATCATCTATTAATAATACCTTGACCTTATTGGCAACTTATGATCTAATAGATGGAGTCGGTATTATTCAGGATAGTCTTTCGTTTGGAATATCCGTTAATGGTGTAGAGCAATTGGGTTATTTCCCGGTTGTACCGCCATATACGTATTCAGTACCGGCCGGATTCCCAAATTCAGGATTATTTAGGAGTCTAAGTATTACCAAGACTAATTATCCTGATAACTACGGCGGTAACTCAGATTTCATTTATGGTCAGGAATATAAATTTGTAGTAGTTGCATATGCATACAGTGATTCAGCACAAAACGGATTGAAAGTGATAAGATCGCCGTTGGTGCCATTTAGTGTTATTCCTAAAGCACCTGTTGCAGGAACGCAATCAGGTTATTCAGATGGCGATACTTTGAATACTAATAGAAGAGATCTTGGGGTTGCTCCAATTATTCTTGATGCTAATTCAGTTATTGATGCAACTTATAGAGTACAATTTAACTCACCTGATACAACATATAATATCCAAAGATCTACAGACGGCGGCGCATTTACAAATCTCGCTCAAAATCTGAAGATATCATCAGGTGCGAGAAACTTCGATGGTATTGAGTTCGGTGTTAATAGAATTACTAAACAGGGCGTGATTCGAGATACAATAGAGAACCCAGCTGTTAACCAGTCCCGTTTATATGGCTGGAGCTATGAGCCTTCAGGAAATCAATTCGTCGAAGGAAGTAAGTATTTACTCAGTGGTGATAGACCATACCAGTCACGCTTAATGTCACTGTCATGGCCGACACAGGGTACGTATACAAACCTGCCTTCGCTGGTAAAAGCGACTGAACTAAAGAATGTTCAGATCGAATTTACCGGAACGGGAGGCGCCGGTCAGATGGCGTATAGATACAGGGTGACAACACCGATCAATTACGCATACCAGGATTTTGTTGAGGTTCCGTTTAAAGCCTATGAAATAGATCCAACAGATAGTACTGCTTCAAGGAGACAAATAAATGTTGCTTTCCTTGTTACAGATTCTACTATGACATCCTGGAGCCCGACTGCTGATAGTTTGGGTGGAAAGATTATTACATATTTCCTCAGATCGGATTATAGTTCAACACCGGATCCGTTCTATACATCCAAGAATCTATTCTTACAGCAGAGCCAGACCGATATTTATTATGTATGGTCACCGAAGTTGATCTCTGCAGGTGCCAGCTATACAGTGGGTGATCTAATGACGATATATCCGTATACCATAACGAGACCGTTTATGGAGCCGGGATATCCGCTTTATTATCAGTTTAGTGTATCAGGTACCACAGTGTCAAATTCAACTGCCGTTTCAAGAAACGATATGGAAAAGATCAGAGCAGTACCGAATCCATATCTCGGATTTAACGTTCTTGAGACCAGCAGTTCCAATAGATTTATAACGTTTATGAGGCTTCCCGAAGTTTGTACAATAAAGATATATACACTTAACGGGGATCTTATTAATACCATAAATAAAGATAATACTACCTCGGACCAGCAATGGAATTTGAGAACGTTTGAGGACGTTCCTGTTGCTTCGGGTATGTATATAGCATTGATTGATGCTCCGGGTATTGGGCAGAAAATAATTAAGCTTGCAATATTCACAAGTCAAGAAAGAGCTGACTTTTAATTAGCAAAATTCACAGGCAATCCCTGAATGGATTTTTAGGGATTGCCTAAATAAAAAGGAGAGTTTAAAAAATGAACCTCAAAAATATACTAATAGTCTTAATAGTAATTATGACAGGGGCAAGCTCTTTCGCGGGACCCAGGACCAAGTTTGGTACCATGGCCGCACCGGAATTGCTGATCCCCGTAGGTTCTGTGGGAACTTCTCTTCAAGGGTCTAACTTGGCAAGCGTGACAGGTATTGATGCGATGTATTGGAATCCAGCAGGTCTGTCGCAATTACAAAACCCAACCGGAGAAGCACTTTTTTCACACATGAACTATATCGCCGACATTAACATGGAATATGTTGCCGGCGTAGTTAAACTAAGTAATCTTGGTTACCTCGGGTTTTCTCTGAGAACTCTTGATTTCGGTGAAGAGCTGGTAACAACCGAATACAACCCTGAAGGTGACGGTTCTACATTTAGTCCGACATACCTTGTTGGTAGCATCAGCTTTGCAAGAGCTATGACCGACAAGATCCATTTCGGAACTAACATTAAGTTAATCAGTGAGAGCATTGCAAATGTAAACGCAACCGGCGTTGCTTTTGACTTTGGTCTGCAATATGTAGCAGGAAATTCAGGCCTCAGATTTGGAATCGCTTTAAAGAATCTCGGACCAGCCATGACCTTTAACGGTCAGGGATTGGACAGACAGGTAGTTGAAAACGGTCAAACAGTTACAAGAAGGGTTATCCTTCAAGACTTTGACCTTCCAACTAATCTGGAGATCGGAGTATCCTATATTGCTAACCTGAACAAGCAAAACCATGTAATGCTTTCTTCAGCATTTGAAAATTCAGGTTTCTCAAGTGACGAATACAAATTCGGACTTGAGTATAACTATAATAATAACTTCTTCCTGAGAGGGGCAGTAAGTATTAAACCCGATAAAAACACGGACGAAGAGCTCTGGGGACCAACCTTTGGAGCAGGAGTTAAATATCCTTTCGGAGGCATTTCTTTGGGCTTCGATTACGCCTACAGGATAGTAAATGAGGATGGTTTCAACTCAACAAACCAATACTTTACTTTGAATGTAGGATTTTAATATTTGTTTAATTTTATTATTATTAGGTAATTCTCTTTAATTAGAGAATTACCTTTTTTATTTTTATGAGGGCGCGCTTTAAATTTATAATTATGAAAACCATCGTAAAAACAGCATTTTTAATTTTTTTCCTTTGTGTTTCTCTAAATTCGTCAGTTGCAGATAATATATTTAACTTCAGCATTGATTACTCAGTATTTAAGGGACAAGATGGAAAATCAATAGTCGAATTTTACTATTCATTCTATAAAAAAAGACTGATATTCAGTAATTCGGGCAGTGAATATACAGCCCAGGCAAAAATAGACCTCGATATTTTCAAAAAAGGGACAGATGAGCTGGTATTTTCTCAGACTTATATGATACCGACAACCGTGACAGATACATCGGGTACTAATCTCGATAACAATCTAGTGGGGCAATTGAATTACCAGATATCGCCCGGAGATTACACGGTAAAGATATCCGCTTCCGATGCCAATAACTCCGAAAATGTCGAATCAGCCGTAATAGAACTCACTGCAGAGGACTTTAATACGGGCTTAAAGATAAGTGATATAGAATTATCTACGGACATTCTTTCAAGCGGGGATAAAGAGAGTATCTTTTATAAGAATACACTGGAGGTCGTGCCAAATCCCGACGGTATATACGGGAATAATATAAATAAGCTTTATTATTATTTCGAAATATACGGTCTTACTCCGCAAAATATAACGGACGAGTTTTATATTCTGGCAGAGATCACAGATCCGAACAAAGATAATATATTTATTAAGAATGTTAAGAAGATAACATCTCTTAGCTCAGAGGATATAGTCCAGCAAGGAAGTTTTCAGATAGACAGTTTACCAACAGCTAAGTACATACTCCTCGTATCGGTAATTGATAATAAAAACTCTACCAGGTTTACCAGGGAAAAACAATTTTGGGTTTATAATAGCGGTATTACACAGGATTTTTCTTTTTCAGGGGAGGAAGAATTTCTAAAAAGTCCTTACGCCACGATGAGAGAAGACCTTGTAGAGAAAGAGTATGAGATCACGTCATATATACGAACCGATAAGGAAAAGAATGTATATAATAAGCTGACAGATATAAACGATAAAAGGAAGTTTATGTTCGACTTTTGGAAGATAAGGGATGATAATCCTGCAACCCTGGAAAATGAATTTAAAATCGAATATGTAAAACGCATTCTTGAAGCCGATGCTTCTTTTAAGGAGCCTTATAAGGAAGGATGGAAGACGGACAGAGGCAGGATATATGTACTTTTTGGAAAGCCGGACGATATAGAGAGATTTCCCTTTGAAGCAAATAAGAAGAGTTATGAGGTCTGGACTTATGACAAGTTAGAAGGCGGAGCAACATGTGTATTTGTTGAGAGGAAACCGGAAGGTTCCGGATATTTTGACATGGTTCACTCGACCTTAAGGGGTGAATTTAGGAATGACAACTGGGAAAACGAACTAAACTATTAAACATACTGACCTGTAGTGAAGAAGAATTTTAGGCTCTATCTTTTTTCATTTGGATTTGCATTTATATTATGGCTGTATTTGAAATTCAACGTAGCCTATAATATAGAGCTGTCTATTCCTCTGCATGTACATGTCACAAATAACCAGGCTCTTTCCGAAAATCTACCGGAAAATATTACCGTTGTGGCAAGCGGTAAAGGCTGGGACCTGCTCAACCTGATGATCTCGCGTGACAAGGATTTCTCCCTGGACCTATCCAATATAAAAAATGACACAAAGCTAAATACGCGTCAGCTTTTGAGCGAAAGGCTGGATGTTCCCTCGAATGTTTCGATAGTGAGTGTAGATCCCGAAACCATCAATATCAGCTTTGAAAAAGTATTTAAGAAGTATGTTAAGGTTCGTAATAATGTAGCGCTTCAGCTGGCAGACGGATATGAAATAATAGGGGAACCGCGGATCATTCCAGATTCGGTGCTTGTCTCCGGCGCTTCATCGATCGTGTCCAATATAAAATATCTTTCGACCGAATATAAGCTGGTAAAGGACGTAAAGGAGAACGTAACCGAGACCGTTGCCATAAAGGACACATTATCGAATATAATAAGGATCGAACCCTCTATGGTATCGGTCACATTCGAGGTTGATCTTCTTGCCGAGAGAAAATTTAACGACCTGGATATTACTATCGAAAATCTGCCGGATGATAAGGAAGTCCTTCTTGTACCACCTAAATTGGGGCTTTCACTTAGAGGAGGAGTGAACGAATTAGCAGATATTAACCCCGGCGACATAAAAGTGATCGTGAGATATGGTGATATCGAAAATGATTCCCTCGGCTTTATAATACCGGAGATAATCCTCCCGATAGAGGCATCGATAATTAGTCTTACCCCGGAAAAACTGCAATATATTATAAAGAACAAATAGCATAATACTTGGTAAAGAAATATCTTTCCGAACTTAAGGACCTTAAGCAGATAATAAAGTCGCTGGACTTTAAAGTTACTTATGTCTTTTTATCTGTCGCTGTTATAATTTTTCTTTCAATATCATTTGCTACACCGCTTTTTTATTATAATAATATCGGTCAGGACAGGCTCGATTCAAGATTATACTGGTTTTTTACGGACGGCTTGCTCATGTTCCTGATCCCCTTCCTTTCTATAAAGTTTGTTCTAAAGGGAAAACTTTCCGATTACGGATTTTCATTAGGCGACAAAAAGTTCGGACTGTTCTCTGTGGCGGCGTTCTTTTTGTTTATGCTTCCTTTCCTGTGGGTCGTATCAGCCACACCGGATTTTGCCAAGACCTATCCACAAGGCGGTTCGGAGGTTAGTTCCAATCTCAGTATTTTCCTTTTATATGAAGCCGGGGTATTGACTTATATGCTAGGATGGGAGTTTCTATGGCGCGGGTACATGCTATTCGGGCTTAAGGAAAAATTTGGATACTATTCTATATTTATTCAAATGATACCGTTCTTTATATTACATAAAGGAAAGCCTGAGCTTGAGTTGCTCGGTTCTATTTTTGCCGGATTGGTAATGGGTATCCAGGCATGGAGGAGTAATTCATTTGTTTACAGCTGGATACTACATTGGCTCATAATGTTTTCCATAGATACAATTTCGATTTTAAGAGAAAAAACAGGGTTTTATAAAATATTTTAGTATGAGATTAGCTGTAAACATCGATCATATTGCCACAGTCAGAAATGCCCGTGGTGGGGTCGAACCTGATCCCGTTCCGGCGGCAACTATCTGCGAGCTGGCTGGTGCTGAAGCGATCATTTGTCATCTAAGAGAGGACAGACGGCACATAACAGACAGGGATGTAAAACTTTTGAAAGAGATCGTGCAGACGAAATTCGAACTTGAGATGGCGCCTACGGATGAAATGATAAAGATTGCACGTGAAATCAAGCCGGATGTCGCGATGCTTGTTCCAGAAAACAGGAAGGAAATTACCACTGAGGGTGGTCTGAACCTGGTATCGGGGAAAGATAAAATCCGCTCAGCCATAGATAAGCTAAAGGAAGATGATCTTAGAGTGAGCCTCTTTATCGATCCCGTACCGGAGAATATCGATGTGGCAGTCGAACTTCGGGCAGATACGATAGAGATACATACGGGAGATTATGCAAATGCCCGTACAGAGCGTGAACAGATAGAGGAGCTTACAAAAATATCCGTGGTTGCCCGCATGGCA encodes:
- a CDS encoding PorV/PorQ family protein yields the protein MNLKNILIVLIVIMTGASSFAGPRTKFGTMAAPELLIPVGSVGTSLQGSNLASVTGIDAMYWNPAGLSQLQNPTGEALFSHMNYIADINMEYVAGVVKLSNLGYLGFSLRTLDFGEELVTTEYNPEGDGSTFSPTYLVGSISFARAMTDKIHFGTNIKLISESIANVNATGVAFDFGLQYVAGNSGLRFGIALKNLGPAMTFNGQGLDRQVVENGQTVTRRVILQDFDLPTNLEIGVSYIANLNKQNHVMLSSAFENSGFSSDEYKFGLEYNYNNNFFLRGAVSIKPDKNTDEELWGPTFGAGVKYPFGGISLGFDYAYRIVNEDGFNSTNQYFTLNVGF
- a CDS encoding T9SS type A sorting domain-containing protein; its protein translation is MSKSLLFLMAILSLAYFNMEANANSRERVNRQQSMVKMQEGVNYSQSNVFNSKQITPEGYRGGDAYVIRPEVVTSITGYYDWQTNGACPHFVNYVSPTIIHAIEMIATDSTDLSGSRRTDYSFSSDGGATWGATNTVPNIRSGFPTLTVGTTGASQDVAIIGNHYQPGSYLLGGCHVDAFPGLGSFTSYPYPGTVSNFIWPQLTTLTNGNVMVSAETYQGAAATDTGYVVVFDPNAGTWAGSSQLFVSSANSQLNMRWASATGPGGKAIYVLDALNDTGDPLAGNRIFYYTTSDNGATWSAENVLWETNITGADTNFAWLGIDACYDNAGNFYVVWNTTSTTFSQTKLWVSKNGGTPEMVCQMTDIPGGITSMVTAMGNASGLDWPTIAVSADGNYVMTGYSACMQDDTLNGFNSYDLYYSVSPTSALSFSAPRQITSGMDDERYVSFNRVTTTDGSSNEILAMTYMKDPQPGSCAFNDNAPVSRNHLIYREIENPQTSIHNVSGEIPGTYRLLQNYPNPFNPSTMIRFELPKNINVTLKVYDITGKEVATLLNNQTLTAGVKEFDFNGANLGSGIYFYTLQAGDFKETKKMVLVK
- a CDS encoding TonB-dependent receptor; the encoded protein is MRGKFLYSFIVLVFLAGSFLVSSTSYAQTTGSIGGRVIDANDNSPLAGATIKVDGTPLGAVTDDNGEYVILNVDVGTYTVIASYIGYTDTKVNGVKVSVDQRTKIDFDMKPEGEVVTDVIEITAERKGIDVDQSGRLITQDQIDDSGVRGIQNIVSKTAGVVQDERGNNINIRGGRTDENVIIVDGVVTTNPIDGTSTAFVSNGLLQEIAVYTGGFGAEYGNVLSGVINVTTKGGTDKYTGSIEAATDEFSGDWLNTVAQGYNLYSLTFGGPLIPTKDLSKVINFYGGVEKQFLLVRNPSWISRDLFSDGIVPNFTENLYSYNARLNINFSDIKGSSIPINLKGGLLMTDDHNRSFIQSYYKSNSFRNPLEITKDRQFYGRMIHNVSSKFFYELQFTNYSTTDEFGDPYFLGNWFAYGDTNSIPELMAIQRQTGILRQGSRLGNDPSTENVFFLPGRVNNFYSKSDVSYIGGKADATFSVLTKKYGDHEVKFGGEYKYNTLRSLELSPVALANNPIVGTDPSGNPIYQLNPTDLFFGREVLLKSYGYEVRDQYGNPIIVSGEDFEPKNPIIAAAYLRDKIDFGDLTINAGVRMDYLDVNTEVLIDPNNLLGPDGQLLTDDDFEQSSPNIEFSPRLGFSFPVTDKTVFIANYGRFVQLPQLQLMYIPREYFQKFFSNSVQNVVENSGLEPEKLTSYEVGFKQQVGDIINLGITAFYKETRDQIGTARILKGPGVPSGYAIYENTDFSLARGLEMYFSMRRYQRASIDISYTLSYSSGVGSDPFSKFSLANNPDGVFPKFLFPTDFDQRHTGSINLDYRFGNDDVPKGFGGEILKNLGFNFLFSFNSGRPYTVRSLPKNAFDNGDVALSSKNGVYTDWNTRLDFKMDKTIDIWKTSLNIYVYVLNLFDTELVNSVYGATGLPDDNGYLSTPTGSQTSANYQSNWRDRVRSITNWGPPRQVRFGAKLSF